A stretch of the Rosa rugosa chromosome 5, drRosRugo1.1, whole genome shotgun sequence genome encodes the following:
- the LOC133709699 gene encoding calmodulin-binding transcription activator 4 isoform X2 produces MISELYEPYTSPGSVEVSSDLVIKKNGRESVENLYRTGESDSSSKADVSQALRRLEEQLSLNDDSFNEFVDDNPDGSDIPEYPSDQFTAFHGQDHIVHDQFYSGHSLMQGNADNSSDILDYHNDIVNQDQFTPFHGPEHIVNDQFYSGRAQMQSNVDLSGKHHQLIGHEFADGNKESASWKEVLNSSKTSSVVEPQETGLYTLDRNEKLSSSLTGPNGAFEYPSLSRPQEVDIFKSPFSSAIETHSDYFTSFFEQGQMGNLESDISLTVAQTQKFTIREISPEWGDANEPTKVIVIGSFLCDPSESAWTCMFGNVEVPAQIIQEGVIRCEAPPHLPGKVTLCITLGNRESCSEVREFEYRDKSSRSTPNNSPPKESSRSAEELLLLVRFAQILLSDSSVQKRDTVESEFVRKSKADDDTWGSIIEALLVGSGSSSSTIYWLLEEFLKDKLEQWLSSRSQGLDQTDCSLSRKEQGMIHMVAGLGFEWALNPILDLGVNINFRDINGWTALHWAARFGREKMVAVLVASGASAGAVTDPNSQDPIGKTPASIAAIHGHKGLAGYLSEVALTSHLSSLTLEESEISRGCAEIEAEKTVNSISKSSLETNEDQAPLKNTLAAVRNAAQAAARIQSAFRAHSFRRRQQKDAGVTIDDYGISSDDILGLSAMSKLNFRNPRDYNSAALSIQKKYRGWKGRKDFLALRKKVVKIQAHVRGYQVRKHYKVICWAVGILDKVVLRWRRKGVGLRGFRHEAESTESSEDEDILKVFRKQKVDGAIDEAVSRVLSMVESPEAREQYQRMLEGYHQAKAELGGTSGEAGAPISLEDFVNMEDIDMYQFQ; encoded by the exons ATGATTAGTGAGTTGTATGAACCTTATACGAGTCCAGGTTCTGTAGAAGTTAGTTCAGATCTAGTCATCaagaaaaatggaagagagagcgTAGAGAACTTATATAGAACAGGGGAGTCAGATAGTTCATCTAAGGCTGATGTTAGTCAAGCTTTGCGGCGACTAGAGGAGCAGTTAAGTTTAAATGATGATAGCTTCAACGAATTTGTGGATGATAATCCAGATGGTTCAGATATCCCGGAATACCCTAGTGATCAGTTTACTGCCTTCCATGGACAAGACCATATTGTTCACGATCAGTTCTATAGTGGGCATTCTCTGATGCAAGGGAATGCAGACAATAGTTCAGATATCTTGGATTACCATAATGATATCGTCAATCAGGATCAGTTTACTCCCTTCCATGGACCAGAACACATTGTAAATGATCAGTTTTACAGTGGACGTGCTCAGATGCAAAGTAATGTAGACCTTAGTGGTAAACATCATCAATTAATTGGTCATGAATTTGCAGATGGAAACAAAGAATCAGCATCTTGGAAGGAGGTTCTGAATTCATCTAAGACTTCATCAGTTGTGGAGCCCCAGGAGACAGGCTTGTATACATTGGACAGAAAT GAAAAACTATCTTCATCATTGACTGGTCCAAATGGGGCGTTTGAATATC CTTCTTTGTCGCGTCCTCAAGAAGTTGACATTTTCAAGTCTCCATTTTCGTCTGCAATAGAAACACATTCAGACTACTTTACATCATTTTTTGAGCAAGGACAAATGGGAAATCTTGAATCAGATATCAGTTTGACTGTTGCACAGACGCAAAAGTTTACAATCCGGGAAATTTCCCCAGAATGGGGTGATGCCAACGAACCCACAAAG GTCATTGTTATTGGATCTTTTCTGTGCGATCCATCAGAATCTGCATGGACTTGTATGTTTGGCAACGTTGAAGTTCCTGCTCAGATCATTCAAGAAGGTGTAATCCGTTGTGAAGCTCCCCCTCACCTTCCTGGGAAGGTGACACTCTGCATTACTTTAGGCAATCGGGAGTCCTGCAGTGAAGTTAGGGAATTTGAGTATCGCGATAAGAGCAGTAGATCTACTCCAAATAATTCACCTCCAAAAGAATCTAGTAGGAGTGCAGAAGAACTTTTATTACTCGTCAGATTTGCTCAAATTCTCTTGTCTGATTCATCAGTGCAGAAAAGAGACACTGTTGAGTCTGAGTTTGTGAGAAAATCGAAAGCTGACGATGATACTTGGGGTAGTATTATTGAGGCTCTCTTAGTAGGCAGTGGAAGTTCATCTAGTACCATATATTGGCTTCTGGAAGAGTTTCTAAAAGACAAGTTGGAGCAATGGCTTTCCTCCAGATCCCAGGGACTTGACCAGACAGATTGTTCCTTATCCAGGAAAGAGCAAGGCATGATACACATGGTTGCTGGGTTGGGCTTTGAGTGGGCATTAAACCCAATACTCGATCTTGGAGTCAATATAAATTTCCGGGATATAAACGGGTGGACTGCACTACATTGGGCTGCGCGTTTTGGAAG GGAAAAGATGGTTGCTGTACTGGTTGCTTCTGGTGCTTCAGCTGGAGCAGTGACTGACCCCAATTCCCAAGATCCCATAGGCAAAACTCCGGCATCTATTGCAGCTATCCATGGGCATAAGGGACTTGCAGGTTATCTTTCAGAGGTGGCACTCACTAGCCATCTGTCATCCCTTACACTGGAGGAAAGTGAGATTTCCAGAGGCTGCGCTGAGATCGAAGCAGAAAAAACAGTAAATAGCATCTCGAAGAGTAGCCTGGAGACTAATGAAGATCAGGCCCCCCTTAAGAACACCTTAGCTGCAGTCCGAAATGCAGCACAGGCTGCTGCACGCATACAATCTGCTTTTCGGGCACATTCTTTCAGAAGACGACAGCAGAAAGACGCTGGTGTTACTATAGACGATTATGGTATCAGTTCAGATGACATACTAGGCCTTTCAGCTATGTCAAAGCTAAACTTTCGTAATCCACGTGATTACAATTCAGCTGCATTATCTATCCAGAAGAAATACCGAGGCTGGAAAGGCCGCAAGGATTTCCTGGCGCTCCGCAAGAAAGTTGTCAAGATACAG GCACATGTGAGAGGTTATCAAGTTAGGAAGCACTACAAGGTAATCTGTTGGGCCGTTGGGATTCTGGACAAAGTTGTACTAAGGTGGCGGAGAAAAGGAGTTGGTCTGCGTGGTTTTCGGCATGAGGCAGAATCCACAGAATCaagtgaagatgaagatatcCTCAAGGTTTTCCGCAAACAGAAAGTCGATGGAGCCATTGACGAGGCTGTCTCGCGGGTGTTGTCCATGGTCGAGTCCCCAGAGGCCCGTGAGCAATATCAGCGCATGCTGGAGGGGTACCATCAAGCTAAG GCTGAATTGGGTGGCACTAGTGGTGAAGCAGGAGCACCAATTTCCCTCGAGGATTTCGTTAATATGGAAGACATTGATATGTATCAGTTTCAATGA
- the LOC133709701 gene encoding nuclear transport factor 2B: MDPDAVAKAFVEHYYSLFDSNRAALANLYQEGSMLTFEGQKIQGSQNIVAKLTSLPFQQCQHSITTVDCQPSGPAGGMLVFVSGNLQLAGEQHALKFSQMFHLMPTPQGSFYVFNDIFRLNYA, translated from the exons ATGGATCCAGACGCGGTGGCCAAGGCATTCGTGGAGCACTACTACTCGCTCTTCGATTCCAACCGCGCTGCCTTAGCCAATCTCTACCAGGAGGGCTCCATGTTGACCTTCGAGGGCCAGAAGATCCAAGGCTCACAGAACATCGTTGCCAAGCTCACCAGCCTCCCTTTCCAGCAGTGCCAGCACAGCATCACCACCGTCGATTGCCAGCCCTCTGGCCCCGCCGGCGGCATGCTCGTCTTCGTCAGCGGCAATCTCCAACTCGCCGGTGAACAGCACGCCCTCAAGTTCAGCCAG aTGTTCCATCTGATGCCTACTCCACAAGGAAGCTTTTACGTTTTCAATGACATTTTCCGATTGAACTACGCATGA
- the LOC133712291 gene encoding histidine kinase 3, which yields MSLLHVFGFGLKVGHLLWMLCCWIVSVISMNWYLNGAIMDTKSGSLLGDGARALKLWEKIPLNITKIRHHYYQYIGSKTWWKRVLVSWVVGWTIACFWSFCYMSSVASEKRKETLTSMCDERARMLQDQFNVSMNHIQAMSILISTFHHGKYPSAIDQRTFARYTERTAFERPLTSGVAYAVRVLHSEKEQFEKQQGWTIKRMDTLEHDQVHKNDYTPELLEPPPIQEEYAPVIFAQDTVAHVISFDMLSGKEDRDNVLRARESGKGVLTAPFRLLKTNRLGVILTFAVYKRDLPSNATPNERIQATDGYLGGIFHIESLVEKLLQQLASKQTILVNVYDTTNHSEPISMYGSNVSDDGLRHISTLNFGDPLRRHEMHCRFKHKPPWPWLAITTSIGILVIALLVGHIFHATVNRIAKVEDDFHKMSDLKKQAEAADVAKSQFLATVSHEIRTPMNGVLGMLHMLMDTDLDVTQQDYVRTAQGSGKALVSLINEVLDQAKIESGKLELEAVRFDLRAILDDVLSLFSGKSQEKGVELGVYISDQVPEMLIGDPGRFRQIITNLMGNSIKFTEKGHIFVTVHLFEELIDSIDVETESSSKNTLSGFPVADKRRSWEGFRGFSEEGSASSFSSSSDVINLIVSVEDTGVGIPLEAQSRVFTPFMQVGPSISRTHGGTGIGLSISKCLVGLMRGEIGFVSIPKVGSTFTFTAVFAKARCDSNEFKIQQINSQANAASSDFHGMTALVVDHRPVRAKMSRYHIQRLGIRVEVASELQQALSCISSGNTTINMVLVEQEVWDNDSRSSALFIDNLKKLKCPVPPKLFLLANSISSCRTSFVNSGVCTPSIIMKPLRASMLAASLQRAMGIGNKGNTRNGELPSLSLRNLLLGRKILIVDDNKVNLIVAAGALKKYGATVQSADSGKEAISLLTPPHSFDACFMDIQMPEMDGFEATRRIRDIERNVSNNIQHGKVSAEDYDNILSWHVPILAMTADVIQATHEECTRCGMDGYVSKPFEAEQLYREVSRFLHSPAKGTL from the exons ATGAGTTTGCTTCATGTCTTCGGGTTCGGTTTAAAAGTGGGGCATCTACTTTGGATGCTATGTTGCTGGATTGTATCTGTGATTTCCATGAATTGGTACCTTAATGGTGCAATTATGGACACCAAGAGTGGTAGTTTGCTTGGTGATGGCGCCCGCGCCCTCAAATTGTGGGAGAAGATCCCATTGAACATTACTAAGATCCGCCATCATTACTACCAGTATATTGGGTCCAAGACTTGGTGGAAGAGGGTCTTGGTTTCCTGGGTGGTTGGTTGGACTATTGCTTGCTTTTGGAGCTTCTGCTACATGAGCTCAGTGGCTAGTGAGAAGAGGAAAGAGACTCTTACGAGTATGTGTGATGAGAGAGCAAGGATGTTGCAGGATCAGTTTAATGTGAGCATGAACCATATTCAGGCCATGTCGATTCTGATCTCCACATTCCACCACGGCAAGTATCCATCTGCAATTGACCAG AGAACTTTTGCGAGGTACACTGAAAGAACTGCTTTTGAGAGACCTCTTACAAGTGGCGTGGCATATGCTGTAAGGGTGCTCCACTCGGAGAAAGAACAATTTGAGAAGCAGCAAGGCTGGACTATCAAGAGAATGGATACCCTCGAACACGACCAAGTCCATAAGAATGACTATACCCCAGAATTGCTGGAGCCACCCCCAATTCAGGAAGAATATGCTCCTGTCATATTTGCTCAGGATACTGTTGCACATGTCATTTCTTTCGATATGCTGTCTGGGAAG GAAGATCGAGATAATGTGTTGCGCGCAAGAGAATCAGGAAAGGGGGTCTTGACTGCTCCATTTCGGCTGCTTAAAACTAATAGGCTTGGAGTAATACTGACCTTTGCTGTCTACAAGAGAGATCTACCTTCAAATGCAACTCCAAATGAAAGAATTCAAGCAACCGATGG GTATCTAGGCGGAATCTTTCATATTGAGTCACTTGTGGAGAAGTTACTTCAACAACTTGCAAGCAAGCAAACTATCCTTGTCAATGTGTATGATACTACCAATCATTCGGAGCCAATCAGCATGTATGGTTCAAATGTTTCAGATGATGGATTGCGGCATATTAGTACCTTAAATTTTGGAGATCCCTTAAGGAGGCATGAGATGCACTGCAG ATTCAAACATAAGCCACCGTGGCCGTGGttagccatcacaacttcaattGGGATCCTTGTGATTGCGTTGCTTGTTGGGCATATTTTTCATGCAACTGTAAATAGGATTGCCAAAGTGGAAGATGATTTCCATAAAATGAGCGATCTCAAGAAACAGGCCGAAGCAGCTGATGTTGCCAAATCTCAG TTCCTTGCAACTGTATCCCATGAGATTAGAACCCCAATGAACGGTGTCCTAG GTATGTTGCACATGCTTATGGATACAGATCTAGATGTAACTCAACAAGATTATGTCAGAACTGCCCAGGGTAGTGGAAAAGCCCTAGTCTCACTTATAAATGAGGTCTTGGACCAGGCAAAAATTGAATCTGGTAAGCTGGAGCTCGAGGCAGTGCGTTTTGATCTGCGAGcaattttggatgatgttttGTCACTGTTTTCTGGGAAGTCTCAAGAAAAAGGAGTGGAG CTGGGAGTATACATCTCAGATCAGGTTCCTGAAATGCTTATTGGTGATCCTGGAAGGTTTCGGCAAATTATTACCAATCTCATGGGGAATTCGATCAAA TTCACAGAGAAAGGACACATCTTTGTCACTGTCCATTTGTTTGAGGAGCTGATTGACTCGATAGACGTTGAGACTGAATCATCATCGAAAAACACTTTGAGTGGGTTCCCTGTTGCGGATAAACGCCGCAGCTGGGAAGGATTTAGGGGTTTCAGTGAAGAGGGATCTGCAAGCTCGTTCTCATCGTCGTCTGATGTCATCAATCTTATTGTGTCTGTTGAGGACACAGGGGTTGGAATCCCTCTAGAAGCCCAATCTCGTGTTTTCACTCCTTTTATGCAGGTGGGACCATCTATCTCACGGACACATGGTGGCACAGGAATTGGACTGAGCATAAGCAAGTGTTTAGTTGGCCTCATGAGAGGGGAGATTGGTTTTGTGAGCATTCCCAAGGTTGGTTCCACATTTACATTTACCGCTGTTTTCGCCAAAGCCCGCTGTGATTCAAATGAATTTAAGATCCAGCAAATCAACAGCCAAGCAAATGCTGCATCCTCAGACTTTCATGGCATGACAGCATTGGTTGTGGATCACAGACCTGTGAGGGCCAAGATGTCAAGATATCATATCCAAAGGCTTGGAATTCGAGTTGAAGTCGCTTCTGAGTTGCAGCAGGCTTTGTCTTGCATAAGCTCTGGGAATACAACTATAAATATGGTCCTTGTTGAACAGGAGGTTTGGGATAATGATTCACGCAGTTCAGCTCTCTTTATTGATAACTTAAAGAAACTTAAATGTCCGGTTCCTCCTAAGCTGTTCCTTCTTGCCAATTCTATAAGCAGTTGCAGAACAAGCTTTGTGAATTCAGGTGTCTGTACGCCAAGTATTATCATGAAGCCTCTCAGGGCAAGTATGCTTGCTGCCTCACTACAAAGAGCCATGGGAATTGGTAACAAGGGTAATACACGGAATGGTGAGCTCCCAAGTTTGTCTCTCCGCAATCTTCTACTTGGAAGAAAAATTCTTATTGTGGATGATAATAAAGTGAACCTCATAGTAGCTGCTGGTGCTTTGAAAAAGTATGGGGCTACAGTGCAGAGTGCAGACAGCGGTAAAGAGGCAATCTCACTGCTTACACCACCCCATAGTTTTGATGCCTGCTTCATGGATATCCAGATGCCGGAAATGGATGG TTTTGAAGCTACGAGGAGAATACGCGACATAGAACGCAATGTCAGCAATAATATTCAACATGGCAAGGTTTCTGCGGAGGACTATGACAATATTTTATCATGGCATGTACCCATTCTGGCCATGACTGCAGATGTTATTCAGGCCACCCATGAGGAATGCACAAGGTGTGGAATGGATGGATATGTTTCTAAACCATTTGAAGCTGAACAGCTTTATCGAGAAGTTTCACGTTTTCTCCATTCTCCTGCAAAAGGTACTTTGTAG
- the LOC133709699 gene encoding calmodulin-binding transcription activator 4 isoform X1 encodes MQSGSGYNINDLFQEAQSRWLKPAEVLFILQNHEKYKVTPEPPQQPVSGSLFLFNKRILRFFRRDGHRWRKKKDGRTVGEAHERLKVGNVETLNCYYAHGEDNPNFQRRSYWMLDPAYEHIVLVHYREISEVKPGTGSFIQSPVSSSSLSQSPISNTTQHPGSVSMISELYEPYTSPGSVEVSSDLVIKKNGRESVENLYRTGESDSSSKADVSQALRRLEEQLSLNDDSFNEFVDDNPDGSDIPEYPSDQFTAFHGQDHIVHDQFYSGHSLMQGNADNSSDILDYHNDIVNQDQFTPFHGPEHIVNDQFYSGRAQMQSNVDLSGKHHQLIGHEFADGNKESASWKEVLNSSKTSSVVEPQETGLYTLDRNEKLSSSLTGPNGAFEYPSLSRPQEVDIFKSPFSSAIETHSDYFTSFFEQGQMGNLESDISLTVAQTQKFTIREISPEWGDANEPTKVIVIGSFLCDPSESAWTCMFGNVEVPAQIIQEGVIRCEAPPHLPGKVTLCITLGNRESCSEVREFEYRDKSSRSTPNNSPPKESSRSAEELLLLVRFAQILLSDSSVQKRDTVESEFVRKSKADDDTWGSIIEALLVGSGSSSSTIYWLLEEFLKDKLEQWLSSRSQGLDQTDCSLSRKEQGMIHMVAGLGFEWALNPILDLGVNINFRDINGWTALHWAARFGREKMVAVLVASGASAGAVTDPNSQDPIGKTPASIAAIHGHKGLAGYLSEVALTSHLSSLTLEESEISRGCAEIEAEKTVNSISKSSLETNEDQAPLKNTLAAVRNAAQAAARIQSAFRAHSFRRRQQKDAGVTIDDYGISSDDILGLSAMSKLNFRNPRDYNSAALSIQKKYRGWKGRKDFLALRKKVVKIQAHVRGYQVRKHYKVICWAVGILDKVVLRWRRKGVGLRGFRHEAESTESSEDEDILKVFRKQKVDGAIDEAVSRVLSMVESPEAREQYQRMLEGYHQAKAELGGTSGEAGAPISLEDFVNMEDIDMYQFQ; translated from the exons ATGCAATCAG GCTCAGGATATAATATTAATGACCTCTTTCAAGAGGCTCAAAGCCGGTGGCTGAAGCCGGCCGAAGTGCTATTCATATTGCAGAATCATGAGAAGTATAAGGTCACCCCAGAGCCTCCTCAACAACCTGTTA GTGggtctttgtttctttttaacAAAAGGATCCTTCGGTTTTTCCGTAGAGACGGGCACCGTTGGCGTAAGAAGAAGGATGGGAGAACTGTTGGTGAAGCACATGAACGGCTTAAG GTTGGAAACGTTGAGACATTGAATTGTTATTATGCGCATGGGGAGGACAATCCGAATTTTCAGAGGCGCAGCTATTGGATGTTGGATCC GGCATATGAGCACATTGTTCTTGTTCATTATAGGGAAATTAGTGAG GTGAAGCCTGGTACAGGATCGTTTATACAATCACCAGTTTCCTCTTCTTCCCTCAGCCAGAGTCCAATCTCGAATACTACACAACATCCAGGATCTGTCTCCATGATTAGTGAGTTGTATGAACCTTATACGAGTCCAGGTTCTGTAGAAGTTAGTTCAGATCTAGTCATCaagaaaaatggaagagagagcgTAGAGAACTTATATAGAACAGGGGAGTCAGATAGTTCATCTAAGGCTGATGTTAGTCAAGCTTTGCGGCGACTAGAGGAGCAGTTAAGTTTAAATGATGATAGCTTCAACGAATTTGTGGATGATAATCCAGATGGTTCAGATATCCCGGAATACCCTAGTGATCAGTTTACTGCCTTCCATGGACAAGACCATATTGTTCACGATCAGTTCTATAGTGGGCATTCTCTGATGCAAGGGAATGCAGACAATAGTTCAGATATCTTGGATTACCATAATGATATCGTCAATCAGGATCAGTTTACTCCCTTCCATGGACCAGAACACATTGTAAATGATCAGTTTTACAGTGGACGTGCTCAGATGCAAAGTAATGTAGACCTTAGTGGTAAACATCATCAATTAATTGGTCATGAATTTGCAGATGGAAACAAAGAATCAGCATCTTGGAAGGAGGTTCTGAATTCATCTAAGACTTCATCAGTTGTGGAGCCCCAGGAGACAGGCTTGTATACATTGGACAGAAAT GAAAAACTATCTTCATCATTGACTGGTCCAAATGGGGCGTTTGAATATC CTTCTTTGTCGCGTCCTCAAGAAGTTGACATTTTCAAGTCTCCATTTTCGTCTGCAATAGAAACACATTCAGACTACTTTACATCATTTTTTGAGCAAGGACAAATGGGAAATCTTGAATCAGATATCAGTTTGACTGTTGCACAGACGCAAAAGTTTACAATCCGGGAAATTTCCCCAGAATGGGGTGATGCCAACGAACCCACAAAG GTCATTGTTATTGGATCTTTTCTGTGCGATCCATCAGAATCTGCATGGACTTGTATGTTTGGCAACGTTGAAGTTCCTGCTCAGATCATTCAAGAAGGTGTAATCCGTTGTGAAGCTCCCCCTCACCTTCCTGGGAAGGTGACACTCTGCATTACTTTAGGCAATCGGGAGTCCTGCAGTGAAGTTAGGGAATTTGAGTATCGCGATAAGAGCAGTAGATCTACTCCAAATAATTCACCTCCAAAAGAATCTAGTAGGAGTGCAGAAGAACTTTTATTACTCGTCAGATTTGCTCAAATTCTCTTGTCTGATTCATCAGTGCAGAAAAGAGACACTGTTGAGTCTGAGTTTGTGAGAAAATCGAAAGCTGACGATGATACTTGGGGTAGTATTATTGAGGCTCTCTTAGTAGGCAGTGGAAGTTCATCTAGTACCATATATTGGCTTCTGGAAGAGTTTCTAAAAGACAAGTTGGAGCAATGGCTTTCCTCCAGATCCCAGGGACTTGACCAGACAGATTGTTCCTTATCCAGGAAAGAGCAAGGCATGATACACATGGTTGCTGGGTTGGGCTTTGAGTGGGCATTAAACCCAATACTCGATCTTGGAGTCAATATAAATTTCCGGGATATAAACGGGTGGACTGCACTACATTGGGCTGCGCGTTTTGGAAG GGAAAAGATGGTTGCTGTACTGGTTGCTTCTGGTGCTTCAGCTGGAGCAGTGACTGACCCCAATTCCCAAGATCCCATAGGCAAAACTCCGGCATCTATTGCAGCTATCCATGGGCATAAGGGACTTGCAGGTTATCTTTCAGAGGTGGCACTCACTAGCCATCTGTCATCCCTTACACTGGAGGAAAGTGAGATTTCCAGAGGCTGCGCTGAGATCGAAGCAGAAAAAACAGTAAATAGCATCTCGAAGAGTAGCCTGGAGACTAATGAAGATCAGGCCCCCCTTAAGAACACCTTAGCTGCAGTCCGAAATGCAGCACAGGCTGCTGCACGCATACAATCTGCTTTTCGGGCACATTCTTTCAGAAGACGACAGCAGAAAGACGCTGGTGTTACTATAGACGATTATGGTATCAGTTCAGATGACATACTAGGCCTTTCAGCTATGTCAAAGCTAAACTTTCGTAATCCACGTGATTACAATTCAGCTGCATTATCTATCCAGAAGAAATACCGAGGCTGGAAAGGCCGCAAGGATTTCCTGGCGCTCCGCAAGAAAGTTGTCAAGATACAG GCACATGTGAGAGGTTATCAAGTTAGGAAGCACTACAAGGTAATCTGTTGGGCCGTTGGGATTCTGGACAAAGTTGTACTAAGGTGGCGGAGAAAAGGAGTTGGTCTGCGTGGTTTTCGGCATGAGGCAGAATCCACAGAATCaagtgaagatgaagatatcCTCAAGGTTTTCCGCAAACAGAAAGTCGATGGAGCCATTGACGAGGCTGTCTCGCGGGTGTTGTCCATGGTCGAGTCCCCAGAGGCCCGTGAGCAATATCAGCGCATGCTGGAGGGGTACCATCAAGCTAAG GCTGAATTGGGTGGCACTAGTGGTGAAGCAGGAGCACCAATTTCCCTCGAGGATTTCGTTAATATGGAAGACATTGATATGTATCAGTTTCAATGA
- the LOC133709700 gene encoding uncharacterized protein LOC133709700: MESKHQKNVELIDEAIKRLLEERRNNRGASGEGDDDQLLLSQLLSQLESVKGNSEEIQKAEASNEPGEVTATSEGGELDAKDNKGGGGEFDKQEIVRELKNLKRQNTITHWLLSVLVVLTIAWQASEMTLLLKMKHGLSHPFSCIRTLFSGGSDQTGQDQKRKSDALPSLKMLDLPSVELPDIGKKH, translated from the exons ATGGAATCCAAACATCAGAAGAATGTGGAGCTGATTGACGAGGCGATCAAGAGGCTGTTGGAGGAGAGGAGAAACAACAGAGGAGCCTCCGGAGAAGGCGACGACGACCAGCTCCTCCTCTCCCAATTGCTCTCTCAG TTGGAATCAGTGAAAGGCAATTCCGAGGAGATTCAGAAAGCCGAAGCTTCAAACGAACCGGGAGAGGTAACAGCAACCTCTGAAGGTGGTGAATTGGATGCGAAAGATAACAAGGGTGGCGGTGGAGAATTTGACAAACAAGAGATAGTGAGAGAATTGAAAAATTTGAAGAGACAGAACACCATCACTCACTGGCTTCTTTCTGTGTTGGTAGTGCTGACTATAGCTTGGCAAGCCTCAGAGATGACCCTGCTCTTGAAAATGAAACATGGATTGAGCCACCCATTTAGCTGCATTAGGACATTGTTTTCAGGGGGTTCGGATCAAACTGGACAGGATCAGAAGCGAAAAAGCGATGCACTACCTTCTCTCAAAATGCTTGATCTTCCCTCTGTGGAATTACCAGATATTGGCAAAAAACATTGA